In the genome of Streptomyces sp. P3, the window GCTGCTCCACGACTGGCGATGGCCGAAGGGGACCGCGTAGGCGACGTGGCTGAGCAGGGGCACGCTCTGGCGGACCGACTCGGCGACGAGCAGCGGGTCGTGGAAGCCGCCCTTCGGTCCGTAGAAGGGGTGCCGTGACGGCCACCGGGCGGTGACGTGGAAGCGGTCGGGTCCGGTCGGGGACAGCCCGGTCAGCAGAACCTCCGACGCGGCGGCCTTGTGCACGTACTCGCGGGGAACGGAGGTGGCCGACGGGCGCTCTATGACTCGCGTCGAGGCAGTCACGGTCATGTGGATCCCCCAGGGATGTGGTTGACCTCGTGTGTTTGGCGCGGTGAACTGTCGAGAACAATATAGAGAGCGCTCGTTTTGTTTTTCTGTCATGTCTAAGTAAAGATGAGATCACGACTAGGTCAAGAGCATGGTGCGAGAAGGGGCGAAACGGAAGTTTTCCGGCTGGTGGGCTTGTGTCTTGCTCGACATCTGGCAGGTTCGGGAGCTGAGGCCGATACCGTAAAGAGTGTTCGGTTTCGCTAGGAGGTACTGGTGGTTCGTCAGCCCAGGCAGGAACGGGGAGTGCAGACTCGGAGGCAGTTGCTCCGGGCGGCGGCAGAGGTGTTCGACGAGTCCGGTTTCGCCGGAGCGAGCATCAAGGACATCCTTCAGCAGGCCGAACTCACGGCCGGGGCGCTGTACTTCCACTTCGAGTCGAAGGAGGCGCTCGCCCGCGCGGTCATGAACGCGCAGCCCGACTCGATAGTCCCGTGGCTGGAGTCGGAGGGGCTCCAGCGGCTCGTCGACATCACCCTGGTCTGGTCCCAGCAGCTGAGGACGGACCCGCTGCTGCGGGCGGGTGTACGCCTCACCACCGAACAGGGCGCGTTCGGCCTGCGGGACGCCAAGCCCTACCGCGACTGGGGCGCGATCATGGCCGAGTGTCTGCGCGTGGCGGCCGACAAGGGCGAGCTGCAGGCCGGCGTCGCTCCGGAGGAACTCGCCGAGTTCGTCGTCGAGGCGTGTACGGGCATGCAGACCTACTCCGCCGTGGCGAGCGAGGGGCGGGCGGACCTGGGCGACCGGGTCGTACGGATGTGGCGGCTGCTGCTTCCGGGCATCGCCGTGCCGACGGTCATCGCCCACACCGAAGTGAGTGAGGCGCGCGCGAAGGAGCTGTTGCGGACCGCGTCCGCCGCGGCCTCCGCTTCGGCGGGCTCCGGCGGCGCGCAGGGCTGACCGCGGACGCCGACCGCGGCCGCGGACAGCACGCGACCGACAGCAGTACGACCGACCGTGAGATCGACCGCGGGTGACCGGCCGCGCGTGCACGACCGGGGGTGACGGCGGGCGCGACACGCGCCGTGCCGCCAGGCGCGCCCGGCGGCACCGGCTGGCGGCACAGGCGGGCGGGCGCGGTGGGACAGCGTGAAGAATCCGTATCCACAGGGGAGAAGACATGGTTCACGGCCTGACACATCTGCGCCTGTGCGCGGTCAACATCGACGGCGTCATGCTCGACGACTCCTTCAGCCCGGTCATCCACCACTTCCTGGTGAGCCGCGGCTGCGCCTACACCGCCGAGGTCGAGCGGAGCATCTTCTCCCGGCCCCGTTCGGTCGCGGGCCGGCTGCTCGCCGAGGCGGTCGGCGAGCCCATGACCGGCGAGGAGGCGCTCGACGCGTACTTCGAGGAGCGCGCCCGCCATGTGGCCGCGCACCCGGTGCGGGTGAACGACGGGGCGATCACCCTGGTCCGCAGGCTCCGGCGGCTGGGTCTTCGCACGGTCTGCTACGGAGGTCTCGACCAGAGCCACTTCGACGCGTTCCTCGGTGAGCACGCCGGCCTGTTCGACGACCCCGGCTACATCTGCACCGACGCGTTCCGGCCGGGTCTGCACGAGATCGCCATCGAGTACTTCGGTCTGAAACACGACCAGGTGCTCGTGATCGACGACGTCGCGACGGTCGCCGAGACGGCCAGATCGCTGGGGATGCCCTTCATCGGTCACCCCAGCCGTTTCGAGCACAGCTTCCAGCGGCAGCTGATGTGCGAGGCCGGCGTCCGGTACCAGGTCGACTCGCTGCACGCCGTGGACGAGGAACTGCTGCGGTCGGTCGACGCCGAGGCCGCCGCCGGCACGGTGTGGCCGGTCTGAGCGGTCGTTGCCGCGGGCAGGATCGACGGGTCGGCCGGTGCGGGATGCCCGGCATGTGGCGAAGCGAGACAGATGTGACACAGGGGGAGTAGCCGTGGGAGACGAACACAAGCTGCTGAGCGGCAAGGTGGCCATGATCACCGGGGCGTCGAGCGGGATCGGCGCGGCCGCCGCCCGGCTGTTCGCCGACGAGGGGGCGGCGGTCGTCCTGATGGCCCGCCGTGCGGAGCGGCTGGCCGAACTGGTGGAGAGCATCCGCGGCGACGGCGGGCGGGCCGCGGCCGTGGCGGGTGACGTGACGGTGCCGGGTGACGTCGCCCGCGCCGTGGGGACGGCGGTGGACACGTTCGGCAAACTGGACGCGGCCTTCAACAACGCTGGGTACGGCACGGCGGGAGTCCCGCTGCACGAGATGGACGCGGAGACGTACGACCGGACCATGGATGTCAATGTGCGGGGGGTGTGGAACTGCCTGTCCCACCAGATACCGGCGATGCTCGACTCCGGCGCCGGCGGGGCCGTGGTGAACACCTCCAGCGTCGCGGGTCTGAAGGCCACCGGAGCCTCGGCCGCGTACGTCGCCTCGAAGCACGCGGTGATCGGCCTGACGCGGGCGGCGGCCTACGACTACGGCCGGCGGGGCATCCGCGTCAACGCGCTCGTCGTGGGCGCCACCCGGTCCGAGATGATGGACGGCGTCATCGCGCAGCTGCCGGAGCTGGAGGAGGTATTCCTCGCCGACTCGCTTCAGCACAGGATGTCGCGGCCGGACGAGGTGGCGCAGGCCGCGGCCTGGCTGTGCAGCGACCGTTCGTCGTTCGTCACGGGTTCCGCCATGGCGGTCGACGGCGGTTCGACCGCCGTGTAGCGCGCGCGTGCGCCTCGCGGCGCACGTGCAGGACCTCCCCCTGACGTCGTACCGGCGTTGCGTCGAAGCAAAACATAGAGAACGATCGTTTTGCTAAGTTGACCTCACGGACGGCCGGGGGTCGCTCCCGGCCGTCCGGTCGTGACCAGGAGGAGGAGATGCATGAGGCAGCAGGAGCGGGCCCTGCGGACGCGCGCCCGGATCGTCCGGGCGGCGGCGCTGGAGATGGACAGGTCCGGCTACGAGGGGGCGCGGCTGTCCCGGGTGTGTCAGGTCGCGGACGCCTCCATGGGGGCGGTGACCTTTCATTTCCCGACCAAGAAGGCGCTGGCCGAGGCGGTGCGGGAAGAGGGCGTGGCGGGTGTCGACGCCGTGGTGAACCGGGCGCTGTCGGCCGGCACCTCGCGGCTGCGCGCCGTGGTCGACCTGACCGTCGCACTCGCGTCCTTGCTGGAACGGGACGTCGCCGCCCGGGCGGCCGCGCGGGTCGCCCGGGAGCAGCCGGACGTGATGGAGCAGTGGTCGGGCTCCTGGCTGCCGACCGTGCTCGACCTGCTGAGCCGTGCCCGGGCGGATGGTCAGCTGCGGCCGGAGCACTGTCCGGAGACGCTCGCCGCTCTGGTCGTGTACCTGCTGGCCGGTGCGGAGT includes:
- a CDS encoding ScbR family autoregulator-binding transcription factor; its protein translation is MQTRRQLLRAAAEVFDESGFAGASIKDILQQAELTAGALYFHFESKEALARAVMNAQPDSIVPWLESEGLQRLVDITLVWSQQLRTDPLLRAGVRLTTEQGAFGLRDAKPYRDWGAIMAECLRVAADKGELQAGVAPEELAEFVVEACTGMQTYSAVASEGRADLGDRVVRMWRLLLPGIAVPTVIAHTEVSEARAKELLRTASAAASASAGSGGAQG
- a CDS encoding SDR family NAD(P)-dependent oxidoreductase yields the protein MGDEHKLLSGKVAMITGASSGIGAAAARLFADEGAAVVLMARRAERLAELVESIRGDGGRAAAVAGDVTVPGDVARAVGTAVDTFGKLDAAFNNAGYGTAGVPLHEMDAETYDRTMDVNVRGVWNCLSHQIPAMLDSGAGGAVVNTSSVAGLKATGASAAYVASKHAVIGLTRAAAYDYGRRGIRVNALVVGATRSEMMDGVIAQLPELEEVFLADSLQHRMSRPDEVAQAAAWLCSDRSSFVTGSAMAVDGGSTAV
- a CDS encoding TetR/AcrR family transcriptional regulator — protein: MRQQERALRTRARIVRAAALEMDRSGYEGARLSRVCQVADASMGAVTFHFPTKKALAEAVREEGVAGVDAVVNRALSAGTSRLRAVVDLTVALASLLERDVAARAAARVAREQPDVMEQWSGSWLPTVLDLLSRARADGQLRPEHCPETLAALVVYLLAGAESEIRTGGGAPMGGAGSVADRLEQIWRLVLRGAAAGKF
- a CDS encoding haloacid dehalogenase-like hydrolase; amino-acid sequence: MVHGLTHLRLCAVNIDGVMLDDSFSPVIHHFLVSRGCAYTAEVERSIFSRPRSVAGRLLAEAVGEPMTGEEALDAYFEERARHVAAHPVRVNDGAITLVRRLRRLGLRTVCYGGLDQSHFDAFLGEHAGLFDDPGYICTDAFRPGLHEIAIEYFGLKHDQVLVIDDVATVAETARSLGMPFIGHPSRFEHSFQRQLMCEAGVRYQVDSLHAVDEELLRSVDAEAAAGTVWPV